CTGTCGGACTTCATCAATATCTGCCCATCGGCTGATTCTTGGAATGTTACGATCCAATACTCCATCGTAACGGAATGCCACCGAGAGACAGCGATACGGATCATCATAGTCACTACGCCCGATGGTTGCTTCCCCGGGAATATTCCATAGCAAATGTCCCGGCAAAACTTCCACCCACTCCCCTTCATGCTCCAACCAACCCCGCCCACCGGTCATTAACTCCACCGTGGCACTCTGCGGCGAAATCGGCCTGGGATTTGGATCAATGCCATGAGGATTATGATAATGAGACACGCTAAAAAGCGAAAGATTGGTCACAGATGTTCTCATCGGGTAAAATTTTGAATGCCTAGAAAACAGATAACAATCATAGTTTTTGAATATCTATTGCTCTGGATATCAATAAAATAAGCTGTATGATCGTCGTTTTTCCAACAATTAAAACATTGCGAGAACATCCCATGGACAAAATTCGTTACGGCCTCATCGGCGCTGGGCAGATTGCCTACTCCGCCTCCAAACAAATCAACGATTGCCCGGCTTCCGAAGCTTACGGAGCCACTGACTTCAATGCCGAGCGTCTGCAAAAGCTCTGCACAGAGCGTGAAATCCCCAATAGTTACGAGACAACGGAAGCACTTCTGGCCGATAAAAATATCGACGCTGTCTACATTGCCGTCCCCAACAAATTTCACGCCAGTCTGGCGATTCAAGCCCTTGAAGCAGGCAAGCATGTGATTTTGGAAAAACCATTTGCCATGAATGCAGCCGAGGCACAGGAAGTTGCAACAGCAGCTGAAAAGTCTGGTAAACTCTTCACCCTTGGGATGAACCAGCGTTTCACCGAGAAACATCAGAAGATCGTCGCCCTTGCCCGTGAAGGAATTTTTGGCGAGATCTATCATGCCAAAGCATTCTGGAACCGACGCGCGGGTATCCCATCGATTGGAACCTGGTTCGGAAAAAAAGAACTCGCAGGAGGAGGCTGCCTCAATGACATCGGCGTTCACTTTCTCGACCTTTGCCTTTACGCTCTGAACCGCTTTGATGCCGTATCGGTTTACGGGGCGACCTACACCAAGTTTGGTAACCGCGGCCTGGGAGACGGTAATTGGGGTATCTCGGACAAAACCGAAACGGTTTTCGACGTCGAGGATTTCGCTTCCGCTATCATTCGATTTGAAGACGGATTGACTGTCACACTCGATGCTAGCTGGGCCTGCCATCAGGAAACTTCCAGCCGCGAAGGTGTCCACCTCTTCGGAACCGAGGCCGGTGCCGATGTCGCCGCGGCCAAAGTATTTCGCGATGACCCGATACGTGAAGATTATGATGTCATAGATAATGTGAAGGCGGAGATAAAGTATCCGCACTGTTCACGCTTTGACAACTTGACCAACGCAATTCTTGGCAAGGAGGAACTTTGTGTTACTCTGCCCCAGGCCATTGCAGTCCAAAAAATCCTGGACGCGATTCAGCAGTCCAGCATTTCTGGTCACGAAGTATTTATTGACCAGGATGCGCCTTCAAGTTCCGCTCAAGAAACTTCTTCACAAATCCTTAATCCCGTTAACCCATAATCAATAAACTTATGTCAAACTCATCCGCTCGTGATTTCGGAGTGCAAAGCTACTGCTTCCGTAATTTCAAAGACAACGCAGCCGTCGCCGCCAAGGTGAAGGAAATCGGGCTCGACAAAATCGAACTCTGTGGTGTCCATGCTGACTTCAACGATGTCCCGGCATTCAAGGACGTCGTCAAGATCTACAATGACGCTGGCGTTTCCATCGTCTCCCTTGGTGTGCAAACCTTCGTTGGCGATGACAACGAACGCGACTGGTTCGAATGCGCCGCCATAGCCGGAGCCAAGCACATCTCCGCTCATTTCAAAGTGGACAGCTTCACCACCACAATTCCCAAAGTTCAAGCTTTATCTGACGACTTCGGCATTCGTGTCGGCATCCACTGCCATGGCGGTTACATGTTTGGTGGCTCACCGGATGTCCTCGATCATCTCATCGATCTGGGCGGACCACAAATCGGCCTCTGCATCGACACCGCATGGTGCATGCAAATCGGTCCTAGAAACGGCAACCCACTCGACTGGGCCAAGAAGTACGCTGGCAAGATTTATGGCATCCACTACAAAGACTTCGTTTTCGAGAAAAACGCACAATGGCAGGACGTCGTGGTCGGCGAAGGCACACTCGATCTCCCCGCTTTCGTCAAAGCACTTGAAGACGGTGGATTCGACGGCATGGCTGTGATCGAATATGAAGCGGATCCGGAAAACCCTGTTCCCGCACTGACGAACTGCGTCAGCAAAATGCGCAGCATTGCCGGATAAGCCAACTAGAGATATTATTACAATTTACATGCCCGTGTCGAAAGCCACGGGCATTTTTTGTAGCCATTACCGGGAGAAAATCTGATCCTTCCTCGATTAACCTATCGCAACAAATTCAATACCACAAAACATTGAAAGCACTACCACAACTCAGCCCCACTATCACAAAGCAATCACGAGCCATTCAATCTGGCCTACTACTTGTATTTGTCTGCCTGCTTTTACTGAGTGGTTGTTCCTCTTTGCCCAAAGATTTCGAGCGCACTCCATCCTATGCCATATCGGATACCACACAGACAACTCTGGCTGAAACCTTTGAGCCAATGGTTGCCGCTCACCCGGGCTTATCCGGCTTTCATGCCTTGCCCGATGGGATTGAAGCCCTGGCTGCCCGTATCATTCTCATTCGCGAGGCGGAGCAATCCATTGATGCCCAGTATTATATCTGGCATGATGACTTTGTCGGCAAGGCCCTGCATAATCAATTGCTCGACGCAGCCGATCGCGGCGTAAGAGTCCGCCTCCTCCTTGATGATCTCGATACATCCGGCAAAGACGAAATGCTGCATATCATTGATGCGCATCCCAACATCGAAATTCGCCT
The Rubellicoccus peritrichatus DNA segment above includes these coding regions:
- a CDS encoding Gfo/Idh/MocA family oxidoreductase, whose amino-acid sequence is MDKIRYGLIGAGQIAYSASKQINDCPASEAYGATDFNAERLQKLCTEREIPNSYETTEALLADKNIDAVYIAVPNKFHASLAIQALEAGKHVILEKPFAMNAAEAQEVATAAEKSGKLFTLGMNQRFTEKHQKIVALAREGIFGEIYHAKAFWNRRAGIPSIGTWFGKKELAGGGCLNDIGVHFLDLCLYALNRFDAVSVYGATYTKFGNRGLGDGNWGISDKTETVFDVEDFASAIIRFEDGLTVTLDASWACHQETSSREGVHLFGTEAGADVAAAKVFRDDPIREDYDVIDNVKAEIKYPHCSRFDNLTNAILGKEELCVTLPQAIAVQKILDAIQQSSISGHEVFIDQDAPSSSAQETSSQILNPVNP
- a CDS encoding sugar phosphate isomerase/epimerase, yielding MSNSSARDFGVQSYCFRNFKDNAAVAAKVKEIGLDKIELCGVHADFNDVPAFKDVVKIYNDAGVSIVSLGVQTFVGDDNERDWFECAAIAGAKHISAHFKVDSFTTTIPKVQALSDDFGIRVGIHCHGGYMFGGSPDVLDHLIDLGGPQIGLCIDTAWCMQIGPRNGNPLDWAKKYAGKIYGIHYKDFVFEKNAQWQDVVVGEGTLDLPAFVKALEDGGFDGMAVIEYEADPENPVPALTNCVSKMRSIAG